A region of the Penicillium psychrofluorescens genome assembly, chromosome: 6 genome:
CATTCTGGTCACTCATGGCATCGGTCAACGGCTCGGTTTACGATTGGAGAGCATTAACTTCATCCACGACGTGAACGTCCTTCGTAAAACCTTGAAGGGGGTGTATAAAGCCTCGCCGGATCTACAGGCGCTGAATGCCGCATTCCCGGACAGCATTCGGAATTGCCGTGTTCAAGTACTTCCAGTGTGAGTAGCAAAGTACCTGATCCTGCCCAGTCTGTCATGCTTACAATCATTTCAGATGCTGGCGACATCTCCTGGATTTTCCTTATCGAGGGGTTCGACAGAATCGCAAGGAACTGGATCTGACCGACGCGGACACACTGGATGACGACGCGTATCCCGGCCTGAGCGATATCACACTAGAAAGCGTCCCCGCGGTGCGAAACCTGATCTCCGACCTGGCCATGGATGTGCTGCTTTACCAGAGTAGATACTGCGAGCATATCTCCAACATTGTGAAGCAGGAGTGTAACCGAATTTTGGACCTTTACAAACAACGCAACCCGTCTTTCAAGGGTTCAGTCAGCTTGTGCGGTCATTCCCTGGGAAGTGCCATCTTGTTTGATATCCTGTGCCATCAGCCAAACCATCTGCATCCAACCCATGAAAATGGGAATTCTTCGATCCCTTCTGACGGAGAGAGTCACGCCTTGGACTTTGAATGTGAAGAGTTTTTCTGCTTGGGCTCCCCCATTGCCCTGTTCCAAATGTTGAAGGGCAAAACGATTGCCGGGTACGCTCCACCGGGGAGGAGAAGCCGCAACAGTACGTTGGATGTTGATTTCGGTCCTGGGGGTTTGGGGGCTCCCCCTGCTTCCAACCGGGACTCGTATATTAGTTCTGCAGCTCGGGGGGTGGACAACTCTGCCATCCTCTCCTCGCCGCGATGTCGTGATCTCTACAACATCTTCCATCCCTCAGATCCAGTGAGCTACCGTCTCGAGCCACTTATTTCTCCTGCCATGGCCGCGCTCAAGCCGCAGTCCTTACCCTCGGTCAAGAAGAGTCTCTGGACGGCCTCGGGCCAAAGCCTTTCCGTGCTCGGTTCTCGCATGGGCCAGAGTATGGGATCTCTATGGACCAACTTCACCACGGGAGTGGCCAGCAGTTTGTTGAATCGCAGCCTGGGACTGACTGCCGACGAGGCCAACGCCGGGAAATTGGCTGGCCATCCCGTTGGCCATAAGCGGACTCAGTCGGGCTTCCCCCAGGAAGGAGAATCCGAGGATCATTTCCAGACCCTGATCGAATCCGACCTGGAGACGTTGTATGATGGCTTTCAAAAGACCCGACACAATCAGAAGAAAACCGACCCGGCGGATGCCGACACCGACCTGGAGGCCGAAGATCAAGAGCGCAAGCTGCGACTGGAAGATGCCAAAGTACACGCCTTGAACACCAATGGCCGGGTCGACTACAGTGTGCAAGAGTACGTCTTCATTTCCATTCCGTGACCGGTCCTGGCTTAACAACTCACTCTTTCCGCAGGGGCGCCTTCGACATCTCGTTGATTGCTAGCATTGCCAGTCACCTCACTTACTGGGGCGATGAGGATGTCAACCACTTCATGCTGTCGCAGATGCTGTCACGGAGATATCGACATCGGCGAACAGTCCCGTAACTTGTTCAAGTGTACATACTAATAGTGGATCCGCCCAAGCGGGTTAGACTCGGTTGTGTTCGCACCCAACTCGgttttcccttttttttttctctctctctttctccctttctcttccctcccacccacCACTCCCGCCCTCACCATGAGCGCCGAACTCCAGCAGGTCCTCAAAGTCTGGGATCGGACGCGTACCAACAGCCCCATCTACGAGTTCCTTCTCGACGCCATTGATGTATATGACGCCGAGAAGGGCGTTGTCCGCGCCCGTCTCCAGGTCGGACCTCGCCACCTGAACTCCAAGGGCACGCTGCACGGGGCCTTTTCGGCGACCGTGACGGATTGGGCGGGTGGTCTCTCCATTGCGGCGTGTGGGCTGGATGCCACGGGGGTCAGCACCGACATCCACGTCAACTATCTGTCCACGGCGACCATGGGCGACTGGCTCGAGATTGAGGGCCGGGCAAACAAAGTGGGCAAATCGCTGGCCTTCACGACGGtgtccatctccaagaagaccgagtcTGGGCTGTCCCCGGTGGCGCAGGGCTCGCACACCAAGTATGTGAGAGCGCGATCCTAGAATCATAGATAaaccgatcgatcgatcgataGATAGATACCGCCATCTTCTTTACTTCCAGCATTACACACATGTGCTTTGAATGCTGGATTCACTCGGATGGCGGAGAGCAAGAACCACTCCATTCGGTGTGCTTTAGATGCGTGGTGCTCCTTGATGGCGCGGCGCAATTCAGAATGGGAACATTTAAGTAATCAGTCAATCAACCATCCATCCCCTATCATAACCATcattctctctttctttcttcaatcTTCCTTCCACCCACTCCCCCAACTTCAACACACCCTGCGGCAGCTTCTGCAACCCTGGTACCGAATGGAGCCTCATCCCCTCTGTATCCTTCTGTTTTGATTCCCTCCCCCGTTGCCTGCCTTTCATAATCGCCCCGCCCACTCGGCCTGTCAAGGGGTCGTGATGGATCCGTCcgataataataataataatgccAGCAAACCCACGCCATCCCAGGATCCGGAATCGCCGGTCAAGAGCGCGCCCAGTAATGGCAACACTCTTCCAACCCAATCCTCCATCGCGGGCGTCGCGATACCCCAAGAACTCATCGATTACTCTCTCAACTTCCTCTCCACGTCCAGCAACGAGCGCCTGCTCGGTGTATTCGTcgccctggccctggtcaCCTACATCATCCTCGGTCGAATCGGGCTGCTCCTGATCGGAGTCGCCGTAGGAGTCATCCTACATGCCTCCTGGGAGGGGCCCGGCCAGGATGCGGCGGGCGACGGGTCGCGTGCACGAAGATCCAGCAAGCGCAAAGAGCTTGCGCTAGAGTTGTCGCACCGGTTGCTCGACTGGCCGGCTCGGAACGCCCCTGCCGAGGCTGAAAATGAAGATGGCGCGCCGTTGAATGCGCTGGAGGATTTGTCGAGCCTGGACTTGGAATACTCGACCTTCCAGCCCGCGACGGGTGCTGCGTTAAGGACGCTCACCGATGCAGTCATCAAAGACTATGTGAAGTAAGGCCCTTTCTCAGCAGCTCAACGAATGTAAACTCAGACCAAGCCTAGATACTGGTACGAGCCCATTCTACCCTCCGAATCGACCTTCCCGCTATCCTGCCGACGCATCTTGACTCACTTCGTCACGTCCATGTCCTCTCACGTCTCGCGCAAGCGAACCGAGGACACCTTCCTTCAATTCCTGACCaactcctcgtccatcatcatcgtgTTCCTGAATGAACTCGCTGCGGCGTTTGCCGCTGTCCCTTCTCCGTCCATGGAAGCCGAGAAGGTTGTGGAGCACTACCTTATGCAATGCCCAGATAGCAGTTTGGCAAATATTCTGTCcgagcaacagcagcgcaagaagctgAACATGATTGCGGATGATATCCTGTCCAGCTACCTCGAGTCCAAATCGTACAGTTGCTCCTCTGTCCGAGACTTCTGTCGTGAGGTGTTCGCAGGTGTTGTCCTCCGGTCCACCGTCATCAGCATGGCTCGCCCCGAATTCATCAATGGGTGGATTATCTATCTTCTTGAAGACGGGGAGTCTGAAATCATGCATGCGATCGATGCTGGTGTCGAAGGTGCACGAAACCAGAGTGTCAGTGCCCCTCTGAGCAATCCGACTTTGGATTCGACGCCCAAATCAACCGAAAACCGGCGGAGCCAGGTGAATAAAGACACGGAGGAAGCCATGCTTGAGGCAAAGCGGTTAAGCGCACTAATGGCATCTCAAGATACGCAGATTTCGGACCCTGAACGACCGCCTGAAGTCAATCAGCCCCTCATGATCTCTACTCTCGGTGCCGAGAAACCACAGGAATTGGTTGCAAGTACAGTGAAAAGTGACGGAGGCGCCAACACCAGTCAACCAAATTCTCCCTCCATGCCACATTTGACACTGCATGGCGCACTTGTATTGGTGGATTATAGTTCTACGGCTAATGACAAAGGAACTATCAAGTCGCGACCGTCGGGAGATTATTTGCTACAGGTTGAGCCCGCATCTAGCGGATCCACTGGATGGATGGTATTCCGAAAATACGCGGATTTTCAGTCTCTTCATGAAATGCTCGAGACCGTTTCACGCCTGAACCGGATTCAAGCCTTTTCTGAGCGGTACCCTATCCTGCCCCACTGGAAAGGCAAAACGAGGCAGGGTCTGGCtcgggagctggagaaatATCTGCAGGATGCCTTGAAGCACGAATCCCTTGCCGAGACTGAGCGCATACGACGATTCTTGGAGAGAGATGGCGGCTCTGGCAGCGAAGCGACCAGTGCTGCCAAGCCagggttttctttcccaaACCAAACCGCCTTCGAGAACATGGGCAAGGGCGTCTTGGGCGCGCTCACCAATGCCCCCAAGGGCGTGGCTGGGGGTGGCAAAGCCGTCTTCGATGGAGTGACCGGGGTATTCGGGGGCGTCGCTGGAAACAGTCGAAAGCCTGCTAGTACCACCGCGCCTTCATCATTTCATCTGCCGAGTCCGTCGAAAACTGATAATGAGGCCCTCTCCGTCACTGGAAGCACCAGCGGCATGAGCCGTGCGGCTTCATATGAAGCAGACCGCCAGTCTAGTGACCGCCCTATTTCTATACTATCCAGTGAACCGGGAGGGTCTCCTGCGCTGGTGCCCTCGCCGAGTGATTCCTCTTTTGAAATTACCAAGGCTGAATCTTCGATGGATCCACCAGCCAGTGAGATCACCGATGGCGCAAACCAGACAACAAGTACAGGCGATGTCCGGGCCTCTGTGTCTACGCTCGCACATTCAGACGGCCGCGTTTCGCTGGAATCTACTAGCCGTCCCTCCGGGCTAGATCCGAAAGAGGGTATTGAAGCCTCTGAGCCCGTGAGCCGGCCAAATCCCGAGCACAGCGAGCCTGCCGCTACTACTACTCAAGGAACCCGCAAGCAGGGTAGCCCTATCACAGCCGACGAGACTCAGATCGCAGTGGAGCTGATCTTTGCTGTTATCAACGAGCTCTATACTCTGTCCTCTGCGTGGAACATCCGCCGGACGCTGCTGAACGCGGCCAAGTCATATATTCTGCGTCCTGGAAGCCCGACCTTGGAGACGATCCGCACTCTGCTGCAGGACTCGATGATCGAGACCCATACGTCGGACGAGGCGCTGGGGGAGTACCTCACCAAGCTTCGGGAGAACGCGCTCCCCACAGAGGAAGAACTAGGCACCTGGCCTGCGCCACCCGGCGAACAAGAGAAGGCTGAGCTACGGGAGAAGGCGCGAAAGCTGTTCGTGCAGAGAGGGATCCCGCAGGCGCTAACGAGCGTTATGGGGGCGGCTGCCAGCCGGGAagcgctggagaagatcttcGACAGTCTCCAGGTGGACACGGTGGCCCGGGGCTTTGTGTTCTCGGTCATGCTGCAGGGCTTGCGGGTGCTCGCCCTCTGAAAACGAAGTCGGTGTCTGTCTAACCATCTTCTGTTCTGTATATACGATTTAGTAATGTAGATAATATTTATCGCCACGTGACCTCTGTCGCGCTTTGACACGCGCGCCTCTCTCGATCTCTCCGtctgtctttctctttccacAAtccgtccaccaccatgacatCCCGAAAACGCTCGTCGGGAGATGACCTCGCCGAGGATAACCATCACAAAAAGGCCAAAGTCAGCCATCGTGATACGAGCAAGGTGGACTCCAA
Encoded here:
- a CDS encoding uncharacterized protein (ID:PFLUO_009189-T1.cds;~source:funannotate), with translation MAGVEQKSFLGSLSPWGTPRASTPQSGHQHGQEVLQRSQGEDHTVTHRHKLSARLLPRDCPPLKARWFYAVDSPKRKPALLGEQNPGQKAPPLPRKFIPFSIKDSQSIEATFQRLADIEDTREGSDTPASNETEVSTKVPVNEDFLFDVDVERRELAPAYWVGPVYEVRRGTWFFQDGSTLKPCEENLATQLEEGYLKVRPWRPDTTQPGLERSVPKSNEHDGSGGTVDPDLAQPTSTGTAGPSQGTTGTGTSVPPMERQQYRLFGTYMNRIVAYQDSSTAWVINDDFMSRVSTTVYQKLGGIPGTKVIRGYQELKRSKEPVESKNPESKNLEKASSPSAPEPPSTQSQQLEAPTSLKALGTEKSEGDENRIHSPRSTLERQMSSLAGEPQNPAELEEQARMQEEQEMEDSREIDGEDREREVDHLILVTHGIGQRLGLRLESINFIHDVNVLRKTLKGVYKASPDLQALNAAFPDSIRNCRVQVLPVCWRHLLDFPYRGVRQNRKELDLTDADTLDDDAYPGLSDITLESVPAVRNLISDLAMDVLLYQSRYCEHISNIVKQECNRILDLYKQRNPSFKGSVSLCGHSLGSAILFDILCHQPNHLHPTHENGNSSIPSDGESHALDFECEEFFCLGSPIALFQMLKGKTIAGYAPPGRRSRNSTLDVDFGPGGLGAPPASNRDSYISSAARGVDNSAILSSPRCRDLYNIFHPSDPVSYRLEPLISPAMAALKPQSLPSVKKSLWTASGQSLSVLGSRMGQSMGSLWTNFTTGVASSLLNRSLGLTADEANAGKLAGHPVGHKRTQSGFPQEGESEDHFQTLIESDLETLYDGFQKTRHNQKKTDPADADTDLEAEDQERKLRLEDAKVHALNTNGRVDYSVQEGAFDISLIASIASHLTYWGDEDVNHFMLSQMLSRRYRHRRTVP
- a CDS encoding uncharacterized protein (ID:PFLUO_009190-T1.cds;~source:funannotate) encodes the protein MSAELQQVLKVWDRTRTNSPIYEFLLDAIDVYDAEKGVVRARLQVGPRHLNSKGTLHGAFSATVTDWAGGLSIAACGLDATGVSTDIHVNYLSTATMGDWLEIEGRANKVGKSLAFTTVSISKKTESGLSPVAQGSHTNKPTPSQDPESPVKSAPSNGNTLPTQSSIAGVAIPQELIDYSLNFLSTSSNERLLGVFVALALVTYIILGRIGLLLIGVAVGVILHASWEGPGQDAAGDGSRARRSSKRKELALELSHRLLDWPARNAPAEAENEDGAPLNALEDLSSLDLEYSTFQPATGAALRTLTDAVIKDYVKYWYEPILPSESTFPLSCRRILTHFVTSMSSHVSRKRTEDTFLQFLTNSSSIIIVFLNELAAAFAAVPSPSMEAEKVVEHYLMQCPDSSLANILSEQQQRKKLNMIADDILSSYLESKSYSCSSVRDFCREVFAGVVLRSTVISMARPEFINGWIIYLLEDGESEIMHAIDAGVEGARNQSVSAPLSNPTLDSTPKSTENRRSQVNKDTEEAMLEAKRLSALMASQDTQISDPERPPEVNQPLMISTLGAEKPQELVASTVKSDGGANTSQPNSPSMPHLTLHGALVLVDYSSTANDKGTIKSRPSGDYLLQVEPASSGSTGWMVFRKYADFQSLHEMLETVSRLNRIQAFSERYPILPHWKGKTRQGLARELEKYLQDALKHESLAETERIRRFLERDGGSGSEATSAAKPGFSFPNQTAFENMGKGVLGALTNAPKGVAGGGKAVFDGVTGVFGGVAGNSRKPASTTAPSSFHLPSPSKTDNEALSVTGSTSGMSRAASYEADRQSSDRPISILSSEPGGSPALVPSPSDSSFEITKAESSMDPPASEITDGANQTTSTGDVRASVSTLAHSDGRVSLESTSRPSGLDPKEGIEASEPVSRPNPEHSEPAATTTQGTRKQGSPITADETQIAVELIFAVINELYTLSSAWNIRRTLLNAAKSYILRPGSPTLETIRTLLQDSMIETHTSDEALGEYLTKLRENALPTEEELGTWPAPPGEQEKAELREKARKLFVQRGIPQALTSVMGAAASREALEKIFDSLQVDTVARGFVFSVMLQGLRVLAL